One region of Pseudomonas glycinae genomic DNA includes:
- a CDS encoding bile acid:sodium symporter family protein produces the protein MRALAALSRFVGNTFAYWVLIFAVIAFLQPAWFLGLKGAIVPLLGLVMFGMGLTLKLDDFAAVARHPWRVALGVVAHFVIMPGMAWLLCQIFHLPPEIAVGVILVGCCPSGTSSNVMTWLARGDLALSVAIAAVTTLLAPLLTPALIWLLASAWLPVSFMELFWSILQVVLLPIVLGVVAQRVLGDKVRHAVEVLPLVSVVSIVIIVAAVVAASQAKIAESGLLIMAVVMLHNSFGYLLGYFTGRLFGLPLPQRKSLALEVGMQNSGLGAALASAHFSPLAAVPSALFSVWHNISGALLSTYFRRMSEKQDRETLAQQAAD, from the coding sequence ATGCGCGCACTGGCTGCACTGAGTCGTTTTGTCGGCAATACCTTCGCTTACTGGGTTCTGATTTTCGCGGTGATCGCGTTCCTCCAGCCGGCCTGGTTCCTCGGCCTCAAAGGCGCCATCGTGCCGCTGCTCGGGCTGGTGATGTTCGGCATGGGCCTGACCCTCAAACTCGACGACTTCGCCGCCGTCGCTCGCCATCCGTGGCGTGTGGCGCTGGGGGTCGTCGCGCATTTCGTGATCATGCCGGGGATGGCGTGGCTGCTGTGCCAGATCTTTCATCTGCCGCCGGAAATCGCCGTCGGCGTGATTCTGGTCGGCTGCTGCCCAAGCGGCACCTCATCAAACGTCATGACCTGGCTGGCCCGTGGCGACCTGGCGCTGTCGGTGGCCATCGCCGCCGTCACCACCCTCCTCGCCCCACTGTTGACCCCGGCGCTGATCTGGCTGCTGGCCTCGGCCTGGTTGCCGGTTTCGTTCATGGAACTGTTCTGGTCGATCCTGCAAGTGGTGCTGCTGCCAATCGTCCTCGGCGTGGTCGCGCAACGCGTGCTCGGTGACAAGGTGCGCCACGCGGTGGAAGTGCTGCCGTTGGTGTCGGTGGTCAGCATCGTGATCATCGTCGCTGCCGTGGTTGCCGCCAGCCAGGCGAAAATTGCCGAATCCGGTCTGCTGATCATGGCCGTGGTGATGCTGCACAACAGCTTCGGTTATTTGCTGGGTTATTTCACCGGGCGCCTGTTCGGCCTGCCGCTGCCACAGCGCAAGTCCCTGGCACTGGAAGTCGGCATGCAGAATTCGGGGCTGGGGGCTGCGCTGGCCAGTGCGCATTTCTCGCCGCTGGCGGCGGTGCCGAGCGCGCTGTTCAGTGTTTGGCACAACATTTCCGGGGCACTGCTTTCGACGTACTTCCGGCGGATGAGCGAAAAACAAGACCGTGAAACGCTGGCGCAACAGGCGGCCGACTGA
- the rdgC gene encoding recombination-associated protein RdgC, translating into MWFKNLLIYRLTQDLPVDAEALETALATKLARPCASQELTTYGFVAPFGKGEDAPLVHVSGDFLLISARKEERILPGSVVRDAVKEKVEEIEAEQMRKVYKKERDQIKDEIIQAFLPRAFIRRSSTFAAIAPKQGLILVNSASPKRAEDLLSTLREVIGTLPVRPLTVKTAPTAVMTEWVTTQQAAPDFFVLDECELRDTHEDGGIVRCKRQDLTSEEIQLHLSTGKVVTQLSLAWQDKLSFMLDDKMTVKRLKFEDLLQDQAEQDGGDEALGQLDASFTLMMLTFGDFLPALVEALGGEETPQGI; encoded by the coding sequence ATGTGGTTCAAAAACCTGCTTATCTATCGCCTGACCCAAGACCTGCCTGTCGATGCCGAGGCGCTGGAAACTGCACTGGCCACCAAACTGGCGCGTCCATGTGCAAGCCAGGAGTTGACCACCTACGGTTTCGTCGCGCCATTCGGCAAAGGCGAAGATGCTCCACTGGTGCACGTCAGCGGTGACTTCCTGCTGATCTCCGCCCGTAAAGAAGAACGCATTCTGCCGGGCAGCGTCGTGCGTGACGCGGTCAAGGAAAAGGTCGAAGAGATCGAAGCCGAGCAGATGCGCAAGGTCTATAAGAAGGAACGCGATCAGATCAAGGATGAAATCATCCAGGCTTTCCTGCCGCGCGCCTTTATCCGCCGCTCGTCGACCTTCGCCGCCATCGCGCCGAAACAGGGTCTGATCCTGGTCAACTCGGCCAGCCCGAAACGCGCCGAAGACCTGCTCTCTACCCTGCGTGAAGTGATCGGTACCCTGCCGGTTCGCCCGCTGACCGTGAAAACCGCGCCGACCGCCGTGATGACCGAATGGGTCACCACGCAGCAAGCCGCCCCGGACTTCTTCGTGCTGGACGAGTGCGAACTGCGCGACACCCACGAAGACGGCGGCATCGTGCGTTGCAAGCGTCAGGATCTGACCAGCGAAGAAATCCAGCTGCACCTGAGCACCGGCAAGGTGGTGACTCAACTGTCGCTGGCCTGGCAGGACAAACTGTCGTTCATGCTTGACGACAAGATGACCGTCAAGCGCCTGAAGTTCGAAGATCTGTTGCAGGATCAGGCGGAACAGGACGGCGGCGACGAAGCCCTCGGCCAACTGGACGCCAGCTTCACCCTGATGATGCTGACGTTCGGCGACTTCCTGCCGGCGCTGGTTGAAGCACTGGGCGGCGAAGAGACTCCGCAGGGGATCTAA